One Natrinema marinum genomic window carries:
- a CDS encoding DUF547 domain-containing protein yields the protein MSTQLDPLSLSADLLYTVKTEGDADQLRERLAALERSQLERALAGREGKVAFWLNCYNAYAQLLLEEREPDLLDGGFLDRWKFFVRDQVPICGVWLSLNDIEHGLLRSSKHPWGFGYVPRLFPSSFERAFRLEECDPRIHFALSHGADHSPPITVYSPRDVDEELDIAVEWFLEENVSYDPDSETATVPRRFRQYRGDFGGRRGIVSFLQEYSAVPPDATPSLEYERVDRSAELDVDLEGEEVRP from the coding sequence ATGTCGACTCAGCTCGATCCGCTTTCGCTCTCGGCCGATCTCCTGTATACGGTCAAGACCGAGGGTGACGCCGATCAGTTGCGAGAGCGCCTCGCGGCCCTCGAGCGATCGCAGCTAGAGCGGGCGCTCGCCGGCCGCGAAGGCAAAGTCGCGTTCTGGCTCAACTGTTACAACGCCTACGCCCAGCTCCTGCTGGAGGAACGAGAGCCGGATCTGCTCGACGGCGGGTTCCTCGATCGCTGGAAGTTCTTCGTTCGCGATCAGGTTCCCATCTGCGGCGTCTGGCTGAGTCTCAACGACATCGAACACGGACTGCTCCGCAGTTCGAAACATCCCTGGGGCTTTGGCTACGTCCCGCGACTCTTTCCCTCGTCGTTCGAGCGGGCGTTTCGCCTCGAGGAGTGCGATCCGCGAATCCACTTCGCACTGAGTCACGGGGCCGACCACTCCCCACCGATCACGGTCTACTCGCCACGCGATGTCGACGAAGAACTCGACATCGCCGTCGAGTGGTTCTTGGAGGAAAACGTCTCGTACGACCCCGACAGCGAGACGGCGACGGTCCCGCGGCGCTTTCGCCAGTATCGCGGCGACTTCGGCGGGCGACGCGGCATCGTGTCGTTCCTGCAGGAGTACAGCGCCGTTCCGCCCGACGCCACGCCCTCGCTCGAGTACGAGCGCGTCGACCGATCCGCGGAACTCGATGTCGATCTCGAGGGCGAAGAGGTTCGGCCGTAA
- a CDS encoding amphi-Trp domain-containing protein has product MSDSPDDADRTEASSDEEFDLERAYDRTELAAVFREFADAFDDGRSIRLDGDQRTVRVAVPRGVIAEFEVERDAGAEPAVGELAIELEWDDPDGSSVQFADRDADDARDAARGVRSAATAADAASAVLSPEDAAGGGREEEPAADTDGDGGDPAVTADPAEAEATDGERSDDGGRRSRFEVYEDRAGEWRWRLVHWNGNIVGDSGEGYASRSNAERAARSVMRSAATAIVERRRER; this is encoded by the coding sequence ATGAGCGATTCACCGGACGACGCCGATCGAACCGAGGCGTCGAGCGACGAGGAGTTCGACCTCGAGCGCGCGTACGACCGCACCGAACTCGCCGCCGTCTTCCGCGAGTTCGCCGATGCCTTCGACGACGGCCGGTCGATCAGGCTCGACGGCGACCAGCGGACGGTCAGGGTCGCGGTTCCGCGGGGCGTCATCGCCGAGTTCGAGGTCGAACGCGACGCCGGCGCGGAGCCGGCGGTTGGCGAACTCGCAATCGAACTCGAGTGGGACGACCCCGACGGCTCGAGCGTACAGTTCGCCGATCGCGACGCGGACGACGCCCGCGACGCGGCGCGAGGTGTCCGATCGGCGGCGACGGCGGCCGACGCCGCGTCGGCGGTGCTGTCGCCGGAAGACGCTGCGGGCGGCGGTCGCGAGGAGGAACCGGCCGCTGACACCGACGGTGACGGCGGCGACCCGGCGGTGACGGCCGACCCCGCGGAGGCGGAGGCGACGGACGGCGAGCGATCGGACGACGGCGGCCGGCGGAGCCGCTTCGAGGTCTACGAGGACAGGGCGGGCGAGTGGCGCTGGCGGCTCGTCCACTGGAACGGAAACATCGTCGGCGATAGCGGGGAAGGATACGCCTCGCGGTCGAACGCCGAGCGGGCGGCACGAAGCGTGATGCGCAGCGCCGCGACGGCGATCGTCGAGCGCCGCCGCGAGCGGTAA
- a CDS encoding HNH endonuclease: MTSPDRHSDRTAVFDRDERRCRHCAADGDDDSVTLRLYPLSDEPAADAHESALVTVCDDCRTLLESAPEPAAMDNDDLFRLVRDTTGVQSATISDVAAFASLATSLPDTLESAVDDETDTALDDSIADYRRTRRDIALALDVVDARLERIAALESAVDPDVRSPLAAFSETAADLQSDLRRVVALGETVATGLERCHGCFAALEVGERACSTCGLAVRETADWGGDDGQLAFDRLFATINETLQGASTTTETLTDRTMTLAEQLTA, from the coding sequence GTGACCTCCCCCGATCGCCATTCCGACCGAACGGCGGTGTTCGACCGCGACGAGCGGCGCTGTCGGCACTGCGCCGCCGACGGCGACGACGACTCGGTGACGCTTCGGCTCTACCCCCTCTCCGACGAGCCGGCGGCCGACGCCCACGAAAGCGCGCTCGTGACCGTCTGCGACGACTGCCGGACGCTGCTCGAGTCCGCGCCCGAACCGGCGGCGATGGACAACGACGACCTGTTTCGCCTCGTGCGCGACACGACGGGCGTCCAGAGCGCGACCATCTCGGACGTCGCCGCCTTTGCGTCGCTCGCGACTTCGCTTCCCGACACGCTCGAGTCGGCCGTCGACGACGAGACCGATACCGCTCTCGACGACTCGATCGCGGACTACCGTCGCACTCGCCGCGACATCGCCCTCGCCCTCGATGTCGTCGACGCTCGGCTCGAGCGCATCGCCGCGCTCGAGTCGGCCGTCGATCCCGACGTTCGGTCGCCGCTCGCGGCGTTTTCCGAGACCGCGGCGGACCTCCAGTCGGACCTCCGCCGGGTCGTCGCGCTCGGCGAGACGGTCGCGACCGGACTCGAGCGCTGTCACGGCTGTTTCGCCGCGCTCGAGGTCGGCGAGCGCGCGTGTTCGACCTGCGGGCTCGCCGTCCGCGAGACGGCCGACTGGGGGGGCGACGACGGCCAACTGGCCTTCGATCGCCTCTTTGCGACGATCAACGAGACGCTACAGGGTGCCTCGACGACGACCGAAACGCTGACCGATCGGACGATGACGCTCGCAGAACAGCTTACGGCGTAG
- a CDS encoding nucleoside phosphorylase — protein MATQPHLLVEDGELTDIALIPGDPGRVDRIADHCDESETIARNREYKVVNATYEGRELTICSTGIGCPSAAIAIEELANVGVETFVRVGTTGALQSGIEIGDMIVATGAAKNEGTSKRYEAVEYPAVPDYDVLSALVDSAEAHAAQRTADSANSETANGDEDVHVGPIASDDAYYAETDAAVDDWEAAGLLSVEMEAAAVFSLARRRGLRAGAICTVDGNLVEGTQKGTDTEDDELPDKAKNNVGRAIDIALEAATDL, from the coding sequence ATGGCGACGCAGCCACACCTGCTGGTCGAGGACGGCGAGTTGACGGACATCGCACTCATCCCGGGCGATCCGGGCCGGGTCGACCGCATCGCAGACCACTGTGACGAGTCGGAGACGATCGCGCGCAATCGCGAGTACAAGGTCGTCAACGCCACCTACGAGGGGCGGGAGCTGACGATCTGTTCGACGGGCATCGGCTGTCCCTCCGCCGCCATCGCCATCGAGGAGCTGGCCAACGTCGGCGTCGAGACGTTCGTCCGCGTCGGAACGACCGGCGCGCTCCAGTCTGGCATCGAGATCGGCGATATGATCGTCGCGACCGGCGCGGCGAAAAACGAGGGGACGAGCAAACGGTACGAGGCCGTCGAGTATCCCGCGGTGCCCGATTACGACGTGCTGTCGGCGCTGGTCGATTCTGCAGAAGCGCACGCGGCCCAGCGGACCGCGGATAGCGCGAACAGTGAAACCGCGAACGGAGACGAAGACGTACACGTGGGTCCCATCGCCTCCGACGACGCCTACTACGCCGAGACCGACGCGGCCGTCGACGACTGGGAGGCCGCCGGCCTGCTCTCCGTCGAGATGGAGGCCGCCGCCGTCTTCTCGCTGGCCCGCCGCCGGGGACTGCGCGCCGGAGCGATCTGTACCGTCGACGGTAACCTCGTGGAAGGCACCCAGAAGGGGACGGACACCGAAGACGACGAGCTCCCCGACAAGGCCAAGAACAACGTCGGACGGGCGATCGATATTGCGCTCGAGGCCGCCACGGACCTCTGA
- a CDS encoding HalOD1 output domain-containing protein: MTEGRVNESNGYGIRRRIRYERRAEEPPSIAAATALAQYYGDDVTAASTQLYDYIDPDALDSLFADTNRGGSRAGGTVEFETDDAVVTIRPERVDVRPID; encoded by the coding sequence ATGACGGAAGGAAGGGTAAACGAGTCTAACGGATACGGCATCAGACGGCGTATCCGGTACGAGCGACGTGCAGAGGAACCGCCGAGTATCGCCGCTGCGACGGCACTGGCTCAGTATTATGGCGACGACGTCACTGCGGCCAGTACGCAGCTGTACGACTACATCGACCCGGACGCGCTCGACAGTCTCTTCGCCGACACGAACCGCGGGGGTTCGAGGGCGGGAGGGACCGTCGAGTTCGAGACCGACGACGCGGTGGTCACGATCCGACCCGAGCGCGTCGACGTACGCCCCATCGACTGA
- a CDS encoding carbohydrate kinase family protein has product MDPVTVLAAGHVNWDVTLRVDRLPEADGEASIRSQRQSGGGSAANVAAALAGLEVETGLIGSVGDDDNGLLARRELEDAGVSLSGVRVIEGAETAVKYLLVDEDGEVAILGNDGVNEAVAPPDLEPARVRAADHVHLTGQRPDTAAAIARIASEAGISVSFDPGRRFGDRDYDEALAVTDIVFLTDREAAAFETDRLESVADDRLVVVTCGADGAEAYAPDGDTVHPGFDVDPVDTAGAGDAFAAGFLATWLEGGDIDRALAYGNACGALTASRDGARSAPTTAAVGELLGRRS; this is encoded by the coding sequence ATGGACCCGGTGACGGTACTCGCGGCCGGCCACGTCAACTGGGACGTGACCCTCCGTGTCGACAGGCTCCCCGAGGCCGATGGCGAGGCCTCGATCCGCTCGCAGCGCCAGTCCGGCGGCGGGAGCGCCGCCAACGTCGCCGCGGCGCTGGCCGGTCTCGAGGTCGAGACCGGCCTGATCGGCAGCGTCGGCGACGACGACAACGGGTTGCTCGCCCGCCGCGAACTCGAGGATGCCGGCGTCTCGCTGTCGGGCGTGCGCGTGATCGAAGGCGCCGAGACGGCCGTCAAATACCTGCTCGTCGACGAGGACGGCGAGGTCGCGATTCTGGGCAACGACGGCGTCAACGAGGCCGTCGCGCCCCCCGACCTCGAGCCCGCACGGGTCCGGGCGGCCGACCACGTCCACCTGACCGGCCAGCGGCCCGATACCGCCGCTGCGATCGCTCGGATCGCGAGCGAGGCGGGGATCTCGGTCAGCTTCGATCCGGGCCGCCGATTCGGGGATCGAGACTACGACGAGGCGCTCGCGGTGACCGATATCGTCTTTCTGACCGACCGAGAAGCCGCGGCGTTCGAGACCGACCGCCTCGAGTCGGTCGCCGACGACCGACTCGTCGTCGTCACCTGCGGAGCCGACGGTGCCGAAGCGTACGCGCCGGACGGCGACACCGTCCACCCCGGCTTCGACGTCGATCCGGTCGACACGGCCGGCGCGGGCGACGCCTTCGCTGCGGGATTTCTCGCGACGTGGCTCGAGGGCGGCGATATCGACCGCGCGCTGGCGTACGGAAACGCCTGCGGGGCCCTGACTGCGAGCCGCGACGGGGCGCGGAGCGCGCCGACGACGGCAGCGGTCGGGGAGCTACTCGGCCGCCGATCGTGA
- a CDS encoding DUF63 family protein, whose translation MVLPEGFVVPPWYLLVPVVVVLGGVIALLWAIEPPVTDRTVIAFAPWMMFGASLHVLYKMGAFPASIEPLFSSPLVYGVTAIIAGVVWIIAVFLHVGGLQPTIPRFVGITGTAFFTVFAMFAIFRSIQTGTFEPFWPVIAVVVAGIVTAIAWLALSLWFTDVAATTGATGALVVFGHALDGVTTAVGYDVLGASESVPLSLVLLEAGEALPTAEYIGAGWLFVLVKVVLALVILGLFREFVDERPQQARTILALVAAVGLGPATHNTLLFVVG comes from the coding sequence ATGGTATTACCCGAGGGGTTCGTCGTCCCGCCGTGGTACCTGCTGGTCCCGGTCGTCGTCGTTCTGGGGGGTGTCATCGCGTTGCTGTGGGCGATCGAGCCGCCGGTGACCGACCGCACGGTCATCGCGTTCGCGCCGTGGATGATGTTCGGCGCGAGCCTCCACGTCCTCTACAAGATGGGTGCGTTTCCGGCGAGCATCGAGCCCCTGTTCAGTTCGCCGCTGGTCTACGGGGTGACGGCAATCATCGCGGGGGTCGTCTGGATCATCGCAGTCTTCCTCCACGTCGGTGGGCTCCAGCCGACGATCCCGCGGTTCGTCGGGATCACCGGGACGGCGTTTTTCACCGTCTTCGCGATGTTCGCGATCTTCCGGAGCATCCAGACGGGCACGTTCGAGCCGTTCTGGCCGGTCATCGCCGTCGTCGTCGCCGGCATCGTCACCGCTATCGCCTGGCTCGCGCTGAGCCTCTGGTTTACCGACGTGGCGGCGACCACGGGCGCGACCGGCGCGCTCGTCGTCTTCGGCCACGCGTTAGACGGCGTCACGACCGCCGTCGGCTACGACGTGCTCGGTGCCAGCGAGAGCGTCCCGCTGTCGCTCGTGCTCCTCGAGGCCGGCGAGGCGCTGCCGACCGCCGAGTACATCGGCGCCGGCTGGCTGTTCGTCCTCGTGAAGGTCGTCCTCGCGCTGGTCATCCTCGGACTGTTCCGGGAGTTCGTCGACGAACGGCCCCAGCAGGCGCGGACGATCCTCGCGCTGGTCGCCGCGGTCGGCCTCGGGCCGGCGACCCACAACACGCTGCTGTTCGTCGTCGGCTGA
- a CDS encoding ribose 1,5-bisphosphate isomerase — MADAESGVVPAVDSIADDIAAMRIRGAATIADAAAAALETQAERANADTPAAFRRQLRAAARTLYETRPTAVSLPNALRYVLQGTSGETVADLRASTIARAEQFQRDLAQAQDNLGEIGANRLRDGDTVLTHCHSTDALACLDAALADGKALEAIVKETRPRKQGHITARQLRERGVPVTLIVDNAARRYLDEADHVLVGADSIAADGSVINKIGTSGLAVNARERGVPVMVAAQTIKFHPDTLTGHTVEIELRDEREVLTDEERAVIAGEGDDANAPDGTDGGRDDEPAVARDDGLTVENPAFDVTPPRYVDAIVTERGQFPPESIVILMRELFGETTDEPWDA; from the coding sequence ATGGCCGACGCCGAATCCGGGGTCGTTCCGGCCGTCGATTCCATCGCCGACGATATCGCCGCCATGCGGATTCGCGGCGCGGCGACGATCGCCGACGCGGCCGCGGCCGCCCTCGAAACCCAGGCTGAACGCGCCAACGCCGACACCCCGGCGGCGTTCCGACGGCAGCTCCGGGCCGCCGCCCGCACGCTCTACGAGACCCGCCCGACCGCGGTGAGCCTTCCGAACGCCCTCCGGTACGTGCTGCAGGGGACCAGTGGCGAGACCGTCGCCGATCTCCGAGCGTCGACGATCGCCCGCGCCGAACAGTTCCAACGCGATCTCGCGCAAGCCCAGGATAACCTCGGCGAAATCGGCGCGAACCGGCTGCGCGACGGCGATACCGTCCTCACACACTGTCACTCCACCGATGCCCTCGCCTGTCTCGACGCCGCCTTAGCGGACGGCAAGGCGCTCGAGGCGATCGTCAAGGAGACCCGGCCCCGCAAGCAGGGCCACATCACGGCCCGGCAGTTACGCGAACGGGGCGTGCCGGTGACGCTGATCGTAGATAACGCGGCCCGGCGCTATCTGGACGAGGCGGACCACGTGCTGGTCGGGGCCGACAGCATCGCGGCCGACGGCAGCGTGATCAACAAGATCGGGACGAGTGGGCTTGCGGTCAACGCCCGCGAGCGGGGCGTGCCGGTGATGGTCGCAGCCCAGACGATCAAGTTCCACCCGGACACGCTGACGGGCCACACCGTCGAGATCGAACTGCGCGACGAGCGGGAAGTGCTGACGGACGAGGAGCGGGCCGTGATCGCCGGCGAAGGGGACGATGCGAACGCTCCCGACGGGACGGATGGCGGCCGGGACGACGAACCGGCTGTCGCGCGTGACGACGGGCTGACCGTCGAGAACCCCGCGTTCGACGTGACACCGCCGCGGTACGTCGACGCGATCGTCACCGAGCGCGGACAGTTTCCGCCGGAGAGCATCGTGATACTCATGCGGGAACTGTTCGGCGAGACGACCGACGAGCCGTGGGACGCGTGA
- a CDS encoding SulP family inorganic anion transporter, which translates to MSTERLTERIARRCSSALPVLEWLPRYDASWFRPDVVAGITVAASVIPEGLAYASLANLPPETGLYAGLLAVIAYLFLGTSRQVIVGPTSALAILLASGVGAVAGGTGASYASLVVVTTILVGVFAVIAWAFRLGFLVHFISGSVLTGFSAGAALYIMSTQLNKLVGIESSASTSAFGQTFFGRLWYTGSHLAEANPETLVVGVAGIVLFVLGERYVPRAPNALFLVVLSIALMSVTDLQARGVDIVGSIPSGLPSLTVPAIPSISTLGSLVPVAASLFLLSYVQGIGAVETFARRHDYRADANQELLADGVANLAAGLGGGFAVGGSMSRSALNDAVGGKTQLTNAVVALVLVVVLLFLTGLFTLLPETVLAAIVIVAVSGLIDPSALQQLYRVSKSEFAIAMAALLGVLTVGMLWGVFVGVVLSLLVVVSRASRPITHELGRIAGTDHFVALELYPAATTTTDVFVYRVEAELFYANAARVRNDLLERLAKRDSDVELVVFDLTSSPTVDFGAAQMVEKLHGTLESREIDLRFSGADAEAVELFEATGLAASVGGVNAEEPVDDVIDRWRAERSS; encoded by the coding sequence GTGTCAACAGAACGTCTCACGGAACGAATCGCCCGACGATGTTCGTCGGCTCTCCCGGTGCTCGAGTGGCTACCTCGGTACGACGCGTCGTGGTTCCGACCGGATGTCGTCGCGGGAATTACCGTCGCGGCGTCGGTCATTCCCGAAGGATTGGCGTACGCGTCGCTGGCGAACTTGCCGCCGGAGACCGGCCTGTACGCCGGATTGCTGGCTGTGATCGCCTACCTGTTTCTCGGTACGTCTCGGCAAGTGATCGTCGGGCCGACCTCGGCGCTGGCGATCCTGCTCGCGAGCGGCGTCGGTGCGGTTGCTGGCGGAACCGGCGCCTCGTACGCATCACTCGTCGTCGTGACGACGATCCTCGTCGGCGTCTTCGCAGTTATCGCGTGGGCGTTTCGGTTGGGGTTTCTCGTCCACTTCATCTCGGGGTCGGTGCTCACCGGATTTTCCGCCGGAGCGGCGCTGTACATAATGTCAACGCAACTCAACAAGCTGGTCGGTATCGAGAGCAGCGCGTCGACCTCCGCCTTCGGGCAAACGTTCTTTGGGCGGCTATGGTACACCGGGAGCCATCTCGCCGAGGCGAACCCCGAGACACTCGTCGTCGGCGTTGCTGGCATCGTACTGTTCGTCCTCGGAGAACGGTACGTGCCGCGAGCCCCGAACGCGCTCTTCCTCGTCGTCCTCTCCATCGCGCTCATGTCGGTCACGGATCTACAGGCCCGCGGTGTCGACATCGTCGGGTCGATTCCGAGCGGCCTCCCCTCGCTGACGGTTCCGGCGATTCCATCTATCTCGACGCTCGGCTCCCTCGTCCCGGTCGCGGCATCGTTGTTCCTTCTGTCGTACGTCCAGGGAATCGGCGCGGTCGAGACGTTCGCCAGACGTCACGACTACCGAGCCGACGCGAATCAGGAGTTGCTGGCCGACGGCGTCGCCAACCTCGCCGCCGGTCTCGGCGGCGGGTTCGCAGTCGGTGGCAGCATGTCTCGATCGGCGCTTAACGACGCCGTCGGCGGGAAGACGCAACTCACGAACGCGGTCGTCGCTCTCGTTCTCGTCGTCGTCTTGCTCTTTCTCACCGGTCTATTCACGCTACTCCCGGAAACGGTTCTCGCGGCGATCGTCATCGTCGCCGTCTCGGGGCTGATCGACCCGAGCGCACTCCAGCAACTGTACCGCGTGAGCAAAAGCGAGTTCGCCATCGCGATGGCGGCCTTGCTCGGGGTCCTCACCGTCGGGATGCTCTGGGGCGTCTTCGTCGGAGTTGTCCTCTCGCTGCTGGTCGTGGTTTCTCGAGCCAGCCGTCCGATAACGCACGAACTCGGTCGGATCGCCGGGACGGACCATTTCGTCGCGCTCGAGTTATATCCGGCGGCGACGACCACGACGGACGTGTTCGTCTACCGCGTCGAAGCCGAACTGTTCTACGCGAACGCAGCGCGGGTTCGGAACGATCTCCTCGAGCGACTCGCAAAGCGCGATTCCGACGTCGAACTGGTCGTCTTCGATCTCACATCGTCGCCGACGGTCGACTTCGGAGCCGCACAAATGGTGGAGAAACTCCACGGAACGCTCGAATCACGTGAAATCGACCTCCGTTTTTCGGGGGCCGACGCCGAGGCCGTCGAACTGTTCGAAGCGACGGGACTCGCGGCGAGCGTTGGCGGTGTGAACGCCGAGGAGCCGGTCGACGACGTCATCGACCGCTGGAGAGCGGAGCGGTCGTCCTGA
- a CDS encoding HalOD1 output domain-containing protein: MSLADVMTVAKREWVTPEELWLLHDVVDPDALDALCTAAEISVTFPYERSLVTVTADESISLEKHS, from the coding sequence GTGAGTCTTGCAGACGTGATGACTGTCGCAAAGCGAGAGTGGGTCACTCCCGAGGAGTTGTGGCTGCTGCACGACGTTGTCGATCCGGACGCGCTTGACGCATTGTGTACCGCCGCTGAAATCTCGGTCACGTTTCCGTACGAACGGTCTCTCGTCACCGTCACCGCGGACGAGTCGATCTCTCTCGAAAAGCACTCCTGA
- a CDS encoding helix-turn-helix domain-containing protein, producing MAVIVHLRIPPTSFELGRILELEESGTVELENMVPLGEKAVPFLSVNDEVREAFEQNVSNHPSVEHIVEVTSHDGERLYSLDWDVSRDVFLQGVIDLGGQLLGATGTLNAWEFEIRFPTHGALSDFQEYCSNAHIPLEVGRIYNPVRPGTGMWYGVTEAQRETLMRAVQGGYYSIPRRMSTQDLATDLDISDQAVTERLRRAIVTLTENTLIAMEEELDEKFE from the coding sequence ATGGCAGTTATTGTGCACCTTCGGATCCCGCCCACATCGTTCGAACTCGGCCGGATCCTCGAACTGGAAGAGAGCGGAACGGTCGAGCTCGAAAACATGGTTCCGCTGGGCGAAAAAGCCGTTCCATTCTTGTCCGTGAACGACGAGGTTCGAGAAGCTTTCGAGCAAAACGTTTCGAATCATCCGTCGGTCGAACACATTGTCGAGGTGACGAGCCACGACGGCGAGCGGTTGTACTCGCTGGACTGGGACGTCAGCCGGGACGTATTCTTACAGGGAGTTATCGATCTGGGGGGACAACTTCTGGGGGCAACTGGGACGCTCAACGCGTGGGAGTTCGAGATTCGCTTTCCCACTCACGGGGCACTCAGCGATTTTCAGGAATACTGTTCGAACGCCCACATTCCCCTCGAAGTCGGACGCATTTACAATCCCGTCCGCCCAGGAACGGGGATGTGGTACGGGGTGACGGAAGCCCAACGTGAAACGCTGATGCGCGCCGTTCAGGGTGGGTACTATTCGATCCCCCGCCGAATGTCGACGCAGGATTTGGCAACCGACCTCGATATTTCCGATCAGGCCGTCACAGAGCGACTACGGCGGGCGATTGTAACACTCACTGAAAACACGCTCATTGCAATGGAAGAGGAACTCGACGAGAAATTCGAGTAG
- the deoC gene encoding deoxyribose-phosphate aldolase, giving the protein MDRSELAPLIDHTVLGPETTPADVRTVLDEAQEYGMNACIPPYAVEEAADYAPDVTLVTVVGFPHGQHSHEIKRREGVVAWQAGADELDVVLNVGRLQAGEHDAVRAELAELVAAVPIPVKVILETALLSDEQKRRACEAAVAADAAMVKTSTGFADGGATVDDVELMREYLPVKASGGIGSYDEAVAMLEAGADRIGASSGVAILAGAPE; this is encoded by the coding sequence ATGGACCGCAGCGAACTCGCACCCCTGATCGACCACACCGTCCTCGGCCCGGAGACGACGCCGGCCGACGTGCGGACGGTCCTCGACGAAGCCCAGGAATACGGCATGAACGCCTGTATTCCGCCGTACGCCGTCGAAGAGGCGGCCGACTACGCCCCCGACGTGACCCTCGTGACGGTCGTCGGCTTCCCCCACGGCCAGCACAGCCACGAGATCAAGCGCCGCGAAGGCGTGGTGGCGTGGCAAGCCGGCGCGGACGAACTCGACGTGGTGCTCAACGTCGGTCGCCTGCAGGCGGGTGAACACGACGCCGTCAGGGCCGAACTCGCAGAACTGGTCGCCGCGGTGCCGATCCCGGTGAAGGTCATCCTCGAGACCGCGCTCCTCTCCGACGAACAAAAGCGCCGCGCCTGCGAGGCCGCCGTCGCGGCCGACGCGGCGATGGTCAAAACCTCGACGGGGTTCGCCGACGGGGGTGCGACCGTCGACGATGTCGAACTCATGCGCGAGTACCTCCCGGTGAAGGCCAGCGGCGGCATCGGCAGTTACGACGAGGCCGTCGCCATGCTCGAGGCGGGCGCCGACCGGATCGGGGCCTCGAGCGGCGTCGCCATCCTCGCGGGCGCGCCGGAGTAA